Genomic DNA from Ruminococcus sp. OA3:
AACGTCGATGACTGTACCTTCAACCACTTCTCCGTTTCTGATAGTTTTAAATGATTCTTCCAGCATTTGTTCAAAACTTAATTCTGACATGTTTTTGAACCTCCTCAATTATATTATTTGGGGTCGATGCCCCTGCTGTAATACCTACATGACTGATAGATTGAAAAGGCTTGGTTTCCAAATCAACGAGTGTCTGTATATAGTAAGTATTTTTACATTCATTTCTGCATATATCATACAGTTTTTGCGTATTCGAGCTATGCCTGCCACCAATGACAATCATAGCGTCCACCTCGCGTGCCAGGAGCCTTGCTTCCTCCTGTCTCTCCTGGGTGGCATTGCAAATCGTATTTAAAACAATTCTATCATAACCCTTTTTGGCAAGAATTTCAACTAAATCTTTAAATTTGTTGTAATTAAATGTCGTTTGGGATACAATGCATAATTTTGTGTCAGGTTTAACGGACAGTTTTTCCGCTTCCTGTTCAGTATTGATAACAATCGCCGGTGTCTCACACCAGCCTTTGATGCCTTCCACTTCAGGATGCCGGTCATTTCCGACGATCACAATCTGTTTACCATCCCGGCTTTCCCGCTCCACAATATCATGGATTTTTTTTACAAACGGACAGGTTGCATCAACACAGTTCAGTCCCTTCTGTTCCATGATCCGATAGATCTCTTTCGGCACCCCGTGGGACCGTATGACTACAGTGCCTTCCGTCAGCTGTGAAAGTTCTTCTGCAGTTTCTATCACGCAGACACCTCTGGATTCAAGATCGGACACAACCTGTTCGTTATGTATAATGGGTCCGTACGTATATACTTTATCTCTTGAGCACGCTACCTGTTCGTAAACCTGTTCCACAGCCCGTTTCACGCCAAAACAGAATCCTGCAGATTTTGCCACTGTCACTTTCATCTTCTATCCGTTCTGCCTCTCTTTGCACAATTTAAGAACCGCCTCCACGACTTCCTGAATACCCATATGGGAAGTATCCAGATAAACAGCATCCTCTGCCTGTACAAGCGGTGAAATCTCCCGGTGCATATCCCGGTAATCCCTCTGTTCAATGTCTCTTTGTATCTGTTCCAGGTCCCCCAAAATCCCTTTTTCCTTCAGTTCTTCATATCTCCTGATTGCTCTTATCCCGGCTCCCGCTGTCAGGTAAATTTTGACCTGGGCTCCTGGAAGCACCTGAGTACCGATGTCTCGCCCGTCCATCACAACATCAGTGACAGAGGCCATCCTCTGCTGCAGTTCTACAAGTTTTCTGCGCACTGCAGGATTGGCGGAACTCACTGATGCCATATTTCCCACTTCTTCCGTTCTAAGGAACTCCGTCACATTTTCCCCGTTCAGTATCACCTGCTGTTCTCCATTCTCATAGGCAATTGAAATATCTGCAAATTCACATACCCGCTCTGTCGCACCGGCATCATCCGGCGCCACCCCCTGCCTCAGCAGATAATACGCCATGGCACGGTACATTGCCCCGGTATCCACGTAAATATATCCCAGCTTTTTTGCCACCTGCCGCGCGATCGTGCTTTTTCCCGCTCCTGCCGGTCCGTCAATTGCTATATTAAAACTCATGGTTTTCCTCCCGTTGTAATAATCCTGATCTTATATCACTGCACTGGCAGCGGCATACGCAGTTGACCACGCAATCTGCAGATTGAATCCGCCGGTAAGCGCATCCGTATCCAGCACCTCTCCAATAAAATAGAGTCCTTTTACTTTCTTTGATTCCATTGTCTTAGGGTTGATTTCTTTGACAGCAACTCCCCCGGTTGTCACGACTGCTTCATTGTATCCACGAAGCCCGGTAACAGTGAAAGGAAAATGCTTTAAAAGCTTTACAAAGGTAAGGCGCTCTTCCCTCGATATCTCATGGATCTTCTTCTCAGGAGAACTCCCCCACAATTCCAGGAGCACTGACATGGCTTTCGACGGCAGCAGTCCCTGAGCCACCGTTTTGAACTGTTTATTTTGATTTTTTGTGAAATCCCGAAGAATTCGGTCATCGAGCTGTTCCTCTGATAGTGCCGGCTTCCAGTCGATTTCACACGAAAGAGATCCCTGCTGCAGATATTCTCCTGTCCGTGCACTTGCCGTAAGAACCAACGGTCCTGTAATGCCGAAATGTGTAAACAGCATCTCACCAAAGTCTTCAAAACAGCATTTCCCGTCTGCATACATCCGAAGCGTTACATTCCGCAGCGAAAGTCCCTGCATCCTGGCAATATAATCCTCATCTGTTTCCATGGGTACGAGGGAAGGCCTGAGCCCGGTCACAGCATGCCCGCATTCTCTGGCAAACCGGTATCCGTCACCTGTTGACCCTGTCGTCGGGTAAGACAGGCCTCCTGTAGCAACAAGCACGGCATCCCCTGCGATAACGGCATCATTTTCCAGCAGAATACCCGCGGCACCTTTTTCATCCGTCAGCACTTTTTTCACACTGCTTCGCAGATGAATCTTCACATCCAGCTCTTTCATTCTCCGTTCCATGCCGAGGATGATGTCCGACGCATGATCTGAGACTGGAAACGCACGGTTTCCGCGTTCTATTTTCGTTCTGACCCCAAGGCGCTCAAAAAACTCTATGGCATCAAAATTATTATACCCATAAAATGCACTGTATAAAAATTTTGGATTGCGAATCACACTGTCAAATAATTCCTCCATGGAACAGGCATTCGTAAAATTACAGCGGCCTTTCCCCGTGATATAGACTTTTTTCCCCAGCTTTTCGTTTTTTTCAAAAAGGTGCACGAGGTGCCCTGCCTCAGCGGCAAACACCGCTGCGGCCATACCGGCAGCTCCTCCCCCTATGATCAATACCTTAGACATCATCTTCCCCCAGACCTGCAAAACTAAGTTTCACCGAATCATCAATTGAATTGATCTCATCGTTGCTGTAAACTTTATATTCATCCCAGATTTTCTCCATGGACTCCAGCGTATCAACGACTTCCTGCTGCTTTTTCATACAGAGTGCGACTACCAGCGCATTGATAACGCTTAAAGGTGCGACCAGTGAATCCACGATCGACGCCATATCACTCCTCGCAATCAGATTGCAGGAAGAATAAAGGTTCATCGGCGAATGAATACTGTCTGTAAGCGTGATCACCTTTGCATTCCGGTTGTTTGCAAATTCCATTGCCTTGAGGGTATGCATGGAATACCGGGGAAAACTGATTCCGATGATCACATCCTTCTCGTTGATTCGTATCATCTGCTCAAAAATCTCACTTGCCGAATTCGTCTGAATCAGTCGGACATCATCCACAACAAGGTTCAGATAAAAGCTCAGAAAATGTGCAAGCGGTGCACAGCTTCTGATCCCTATGATATAGATCGTCTTTGCCTGCAGGATCGTCTCTACCGCCTGGTCAAAGATCTCGTGATCCAGATGTTCCATTGTCAGCTTGATTTTGTCAATATCAGCCTGAAGTACTTTATCCAGGATTTCCGCCTGTGGTACCCTGCCGTAGGTCACTTCCATCCTCTGGATAGAGTTCAGCTTGTTGATAACCAGCTCTTCAAGCGCACGGTGAAATTCAGGAAACCCCTGGTATCCCAGCTGTGCTGCGAACCGGACCGTAGTGGATTCACTTACCCCGACTTCGCTTCCAAGTTTTGCCGCCGTCAGAAACACAGCCTTGTCATAATTGTCCGTAATATACGCTGCCAGGCGTTTCTGCCCTTTGCTGAGTTTTCCATACTGCTGGTTGATTCTGGTCAATAAATTTTCTGATTGTTCCATACTTTTATTTTCTCCTAAGCGGTATGCATCATAAAGGAGTCATACCCCTCCTGTATACTTTCATCTGTTCAGTATAACACAAGAACAGCTTGCGTCAAGACGCAATCTCCCAAAGGTTTTTGACTTCATGCTTTTTCAAAATGCTGATAATCCTTCGCACTCGTCCAGCTTCCTCCCCATGAAAATCCGTATTTTGTAAACACCTGATAACACAGATCCCCGGTGTCTATTTTGTATAAAAATTCCGCGGTACGGTCGGCATATTCACGGGCATTTGCAGGCTCACAGTTTTCCTTTCCGTTCACAATTTTCACATAAGGATTGTATTTCGGATTAATATCAACTGCCATGCCCCTGGCATGATTAGACAGTGTTGTACTGTGAGAGATAAAGCGGAAATTAAATGCAGAACTGTTGTTATCTGCCATAGACTGCTCATCGTCTGCGTCATAGTCGTCGATCAGCCGGATTTTTTCAATCGGATACCCGGACTGGTAAAGCTCCCTGAAAATCGATGTCACGTCATCTGCGATCGCCTGATTGACGACCAGTTCGCCTATATGTGCCTCACCGTCAAATCCATTATGCAGAACCCTTACATACCTCAGTTCTTCTCTCGGTACGGTACAGTCCCCTTTAAAAGATTTCCCATACATTCGTTCAAATATAACATCTGATATCTCTTCCTGGTAAAACAATGAATCCTCCCCGACAGAAGCAATCTGTTCCTCTGTCAGTACCGTTTCCGCAGCCATCTGCCGGATATCACCCGCTGACACAGTCTCCGATGTTTCCTCATCTTTTTCCCGTATTTCCTGTATATCTTCCTGTACTTCCTGTCTTTCGTTTTCTTCCTCCGCTGCCTTTTCCACATTCTGATCCGGTGTGTTTTCTGCTTCCGCTTCGCGGTTCCCCGTAAAACGATAAGTCAGAAGAACCGCCCCCGCTGCACAGACTGCCGCTGCCATCATCCATTTCACACTCTTTTTCATGTTTACCTCCATGCCGCAAACCACGGTAAAAAAGAATACGTCCACAATACGCCGCAAACGTATCATGGACATATTCCGTTTTTTATCTGCACAGGAAATTCCTCTGGAATCTTCTGCGCAATAACATGCACTTCGTGCAACAATCCTTCTTATACCGGGTAAGCTTTATTTTCCTTATCAGCTGCCGTCGCGTCTATCTTTTTTTCCTGGGCCTCCCTGTACTTGAAAAAATCAGTCGCAACCTGCGGGAACAGTGCGTAGGTCAGCACATCTTCATCCTGTTCTTTCCATGGTGCCACTTCTTTTTCCAAAGTATCCAGTTCATCATCAATCAAATCTGCAGGCCTGCAGGTGATCGGTTCCGTATCTCCGATGCATTTTTTCTGAACCTCGGGATTGAACGGTTTGATGGTCGCCCCATACTGACCGGATAAAACTGCCTTCGTCTCCTTTGTGACCATCTTATACCGCTCTCCCATGATCACATTAAACACCGCCTGTGTTCCCACAATCTGTGAGGAAGGTGTAACAAGCGGACATTCCCCCAGATCTTTCCTGACACGCGGCACCTCCTCCAGAACCTCATAGTATTTATCTTCCGCATGCTGTTCTTTCAGCTGCGATGTGAGATTCGAAAGCATGCCGCCAGGTACCTGATACAGCAGTGTCTTGATATTGACACCCAGATTCTTTGGATTCAGGAGACCGCTGTCCAGCGCTTCGTCGCGGATCGGGCGAAAATAATCAGCAATTTCTGCCAGAAGATTCTGGTCAAATCCGGTATCATAAGGTGTTCCCTTAAATGTCTCCACCATAACCTCCGTCGCCGGCTGGGAAGTGCCGAGTGCGAACGGTGACATTGCAGTGTCAATCACATCGACGCCCGCCTCAATCGCCTTCATATATGTCATGGATGCAACACCTGATGTGTAATGCGTATGAAGCTGGATAGGAATGGAGGTAGCTTCTTTAAGGGCTGTAACCAGCTTTGTCGCCTGATATGGAAGCAGAAGTCCTGCCATATCCTTAATGCAGATCGAATTTGCCCCCATCGCTTCCACCTTCTTCGCCATCTCGGTCCAATATTCCAGTGTATATGCATCCCCGATGGTATAAGACAGTGCAACCTGTGCATGTCCTTTCTCTTTGTTTGCCGCACTCACAGCTGTCTGAAGGTTCCTCAGATCATTCATACAGTCAAAGATACGGATGATATCAATGCCGTTAGCAATTGATTTCTGAACAAAATATTCCACTACATCATCCGCATACGGACGGTACCCCAGAATATTCTGTCCGCGGAAGAGCATCTGAAGTTTCGTATTTTTAAATCCGTCCCGGAATTTGCGGAGCCGGTCCCACGGGTCTTCCTTCAGAAAACGAAGCGATGCGTCAAACGTCGCACCTCCCCAGCATTCCACTGAATGGTAACCAACTTTGTCTAATTTATCAACGACAGGAAGCATCTGCTCCGTTGTCATTCTTGTCGCAATCAGAGACTGATGTGCATCACGCAGGATCGTTTCTGTTATTTTGATTGGTTTCTTTTCTATATCCGCCATGTTATCCCTCCTATACTCCAAATATCGCCATAAAAGTTCCCGCTGCAACAGCCGTTCCGATCACCCCGGCCACATTCGGTCCCATGGCATGCATCAGCAGGAAATTCGTCGGATCTGCCTCTGCCCCTACTTTTTGAGACACACGCGCCGCCATCGGTACTGCTGACACACCAGCCGATCCAATCAGCGGATTGATTTTTCCTTTTGTCAGTTTGCACATCAGTTTGCCCAGCAGAACACCGCCCGCCGTTCCGAATATAAAGGCTATGAGTCCCAGTGCAACAATCTTAATCGTATCCCAGTTCAGAAAACGCTCTGCACTTGTCGTCGCCCCCACAGATGTTCCAAGCAGTATGACCACGATGTACATCAGTGCATTCGATGCCGTCTCTGTCAGCTGTTTCACAACGCCGCACTCTCTGAACAGGTTCCCCAGCATCAGCATTCCGACAAGGGGCGCAGTGGTCGGAAGAATCATACACACAACGATCGTGATAATGATCGGGAACAGGATTTTTTCCAGTTTTGATACCGGACGAAGCTGTTCCATCTTGATTTTCCGCTCTTTTTCCGTCGTCAGCAGCTTCATGATCGGCGGCTGTATGATCGGTACCAGGGACATATAAGAGTATGCCGCCACCGCTATCGGTCCGAGCAGTGCAGTCTGCCCAAGCTTTCCTGCAAGGAAGATGGAAGTCGGTCCGTCCGCGCCTCCGATGATCGAGATCGCCGCTGCTGCTGCCG
This window encodes:
- the ispH gene encoding 4-hydroxy-3-methylbut-2-enyl diphosphate reductase, with translation MKVTVAKSAGFCFGVKRAVEQVYEQVACSRDKVYTYGPIIHNEQVVSDLESRGVCVIETAEELSQLTEGTVVIRSHGVPKEIYRIMEQKGLNCVDATCPFVKKIHDIVERESRDGKQIVIVGNDRHPEVEGIKGWCETPAIVINTEQEAEKLSVKPDTKLCIVSQTTFNYNKFKDLVEILAKKGYDRIVLNTICNATQERQEEARLLAREVDAMIVIGGRHSSNTQKLYDICRNECKNTYYIQTLVDLETKPFQSISHVGITAGASTPNNIIEEVQKHVRIKF
- the cmk gene encoding (d)CMP kinase, with protein sequence MSFNIAIDGPAGAGKSTIARQVAKKLGYIYVDTGAMYRAMAYYLLRQGVAPDDAGATERVCEFADISIAYENGEQQVILNGENVTEFLRTEEVGNMASVSSANPAVRRKLVELQQRMASVTDVVMDGRDIGTQVLPGAQVKIYLTAGAGIRAIRRYEELKEKGILGDLEQIQRDIEQRDYRDMHREISPLVQAEDAVYLDTSHMGIQEVVEAVLKLCKERQNG
- a CDS encoding NAD(P)/FAD-dependent oxidoreductase, which gives rise to MSKVLIIGGGAAGMAAAVFAAEAGHLVHLFEKNEKLGKKVYITGKGRCNFTNACSMEELFDSVIRNPKFLYSAFYGYNNFDAIEFFERLGVRTKIERGNRAFPVSDHASDIILGMERRMKELDVKIHLRSSVKKVLTDEKGAAGILLENDAVIAGDAVLVATGGLSYPTTGSTGDGYRFARECGHAVTGLRPSLVPMETDEDYIARMQGLSLRNVTLRMYADGKCCFEDFGEMLFTHFGITGPLVLTASARTGEYLQQGSLSCEIDWKPALSEEQLDDRILRDFTKNQNKQFKTVAQGLLPSKAMSVLLELWGSSPEKKIHEISREERLTFVKLLKHFPFTVTGLRGYNEAVVTTGGVAVKEINPKTMESKKVKGLYFIGEVLDTDALTGGFNLQIAWSTAYAAASAVI
- a CDS encoding MurR/RpiR family transcriptional regulator — its product is MEQSENLLTRINQQYGKLSKGQKRLAAYITDNYDKAVFLTAAKLGSEVGVSESTTVRFAAQLGYQGFPEFHRALEELVINKLNSIQRMEVTYGRVPQAEILDKVLQADIDKIKLTMEHLDHEIFDQAVETILQAKTIYIIGIRSCAPLAHFLSFYLNLVVDDVRLIQTNSASEIFEQMIRINEKDVIIGISFPRYSMHTLKAMEFANNRNAKVITLTDSIHSPMNLYSSCNLIARSDMASIVDSLVAPLSVINALVVALCMKKQQEVVDTLESMEKIWDEYKVYSNDEINSIDDSVKLSFAGLGEDDV
- a CDS encoding M15 family metallopeptidase encodes the protein MKKSVKWMMAAAVCAAGAVLLTYRFTGNREAEAENTPDQNVEKAAEEENERQEVQEDIQEIREKDEETSETVSAGDIRQMAAETVLTEEQIASVGEDSLFYQEEISDVIFERMYGKSFKGDCTVPREELRYVRVLHNGFDGEAHIGELVVNQAIADDVTSIFRELYQSGYPIEKIRLIDDYDADDEQSMADNNSSAFNFRFISHSTTLSNHARGMAVDINPKYNPYVKIVNGKENCEPANAREYADRTAEFLYKIDTGDLCYQVFTKYGFSWGGSWTSAKDYQHFEKA
- a CDS encoding oxaloacetate decarboxylase subunit alpha, producing MADIEKKPIKITETILRDAHQSLIATRMTTEQMLPVVDKLDKVGYHSVECWGGATFDASLRFLKEDPWDRLRKFRDGFKNTKLQMLFRGQNILGYRPYADDVVEYFVQKSIANGIDIIRIFDCMNDLRNLQTAVSAANKEKGHAQVALSYTIGDAYTLEYWTEMAKKVEAMGANSICIKDMAGLLLPYQATKLVTALKEATSIPIQLHTHYTSGVASMTYMKAIEAGVDVIDTAMSPFALGTSQPATEVMVETFKGTPYDTGFDQNLLAEIADYFRPIRDEALDSGLLNPKNLGVNIKTLLYQVPGGMLSNLTSQLKEQHAEDKYYEVLEEVPRVRKDLGECPLVTPSSQIVGTQAVFNVIMGERYKMVTKETKAVLSGQYGATIKPFNPEVQKKCIGDTEPITCRPADLIDDELDTLEKEVAPWKEQDEDVLTYALFPQVATDFFKYREAQEKKIDATAADKENKAYPV
- a CDS encoding sodium ion-translocating decarboxylase subunit beta translates to MLETLSNLLHQTAFFNLTGGNLVMIFIACVFLFLAIKKGFEPLLLVPIAFGMLLVNIYPDIMAGPYVDAQGVEHAAGLLHYFYKLDEWSILPSLIFMGVGAMTDFGPLIANPKSFIMGAAAQLGIYVAYFLAIFLGFGPAAAAAISIIGGADGPTSIFLAGKLGQTALLGPIAVAAYSYMSLVPIIQPPIMKLLTTEKERKIKMEQLRPVSKLEKILFPIIITIVVCMILPTTAPLVGMLMLGNLFRECGVVKQLTETASNALMYIVVILLGTSVGATTSAERFLNWDTIKIVALGLIAFIFGTAGGVLLGKLMCKLTKGKINPLIGSAGVSAVPMAARVSQKVGAEADPTNFLLMHAMGPNVAGVIGTAVAAGTFMAIFGV